The proteins below are encoded in one region of Candidatus Omnitrophota bacterium:
- a CDS encoding sulfurtransferase TusA family protein has product MTQAHQTLDCFGLLCPMPVFKTAAQMEHMGQGQVLEVLSTDPAVEEDMAAWCMATGHALIAIKKDGGEYRLYVRKS; this is encoded by the coding sequence ATGACACAAGCCCACCAAACACTCGACTGTTTCGGCCTGCTCTGTCCGATGCCGGTTTTCAAAACAGCAGCCCAGATGGAGCATATGGGCCAAGGTCAGGTGCTGGAGGTCTTGTCAACAGACCCTGCTGTTGAGGAAGATATGGCTGCCTGGTGCATGGCCACGGGCCACGCGCTAATTGCAATCAAAAAGGACGGTGGGGAATACCGTCTTTATGTTAGAAAAAGCTAA
- a CDS encoding iron-sulfur cluster assembly accessory protein has translation MIEVTDKAAVEIRNALNKAGKPEGLLRVGVKDGGCSGMSYTMDIIDSPAEKDKVFGEGHRRVAVDPQSLLYVNGMTLDFNDALIGGGFIFMNPNAAKKCSCGTSFGV, from the coding sequence AATACGGAATGCTCTGAATAAGGCGGGCAAGCCGGAGGGTCTTTTGCGGGTCGGGGTCAAAGACGGGGGCTGCTCAGGGATGTCCTATACAATGGATATCATTGATTCTCCGGCTGAGAAGGATAAAGTATTCGGTGAAGGCCACAGGCGCGTGGCAGTGGATCCGCAAAGCCTTCTGTATGTGAACGGGATGACGCTGGACTTCAACGATGCCTTGATAGGCGGGGGTTTTATCTTCATGAATCCCAATGCTGCAAAGAAATGCAGTTGCGGCACATCGTTCGGGGTGTAG
- a CDS encoding ferredoxin: MADNTTKVKLNVEGPYYVDEQCIDCDLCRQTAPNNFDRNEDAGYSYVCKQPADDAEKNLCEEAIEACPVEAIGNDG; this comes from the coding sequence ATGGCTGACAATACAACAAAAGTGAAACTCAACGTCGAGGGCCCCTACTACGTGGACGAGCAATGCATTGACTGCGATCTCTGCCGGCAAACGGCCCCAAACAATTTTGACCGGAACGAAGACGCCGGTTATTCGTATGTCTGCAAGCAGCCCGCTGATGATGCCGAGAAAAATCTGTGCGAGGAAGCCATTGAAGCCTGCCCGGTTGAGGCCATCGGGAATGACGGATAG